From a region of the Streptococcus ruminantium genome:
- a CDS encoding BaiN/RdsA family NAD(P)/FAD-dependent oxidoreductase, which produces MNTVDTIIIGAGPAGMMAAIAASFYGKKTLLLEKNKRLGKKLAGTGGGRCNVTNNGTLEDLLAGIPGNGRFLYSVFSQFDNHDIIHFFQENGVQLKVEDHGRVFPTTDRSQTIIKCLEMKMLENGVEIHTGTEVVSVRKVGELFHVKTATETFTAPQLIVTTGGKTYPSTGSTGFGHDIARHFNLEVTDIEAAESPILTDFPHKKLQGISLDDVTLTYGKHIITHDLLFTHFGLSGPAALRLSSFIKGGETVFLDILPAYSEQDLAEHLEKNREKSVKNALRELIPERLADFFAESHDCKVKQVTHKELASLLKHLKALPIQISGKMSLAKSFVTKGGIDLKEINPKTLESKKVPGLHFAGEVLDINAHTGGFNITYCLATGWVAGSS; this is translated from the coding sequence ATGAATACAGTAGATACGATTATTATCGGAGCAGGACCCGCTGGTATGATGGCGGCTATTGCTGCGAGTTTTTATGGTAAAAAAACCTTGCTCCTTGAGAAAAATAAGCGATTGGGGAAGAAATTGGCCGGAACCGGTGGTGGACGGTGCAATGTCACCAACAATGGGACACTAGAAGACCTGTTAGCTGGTATTCCTGGTAATGGTCGGTTTTTATACAGCGTTTTTTCTCAATTTGACAATCATGATATTATTCATTTTTTCCAAGAAAATGGAGTCCAACTCAAGGTAGAAGACCACGGTCGTGTCTTTCCGACTACTGATCGTTCCCAAACGATTATCAAGTGCCTTGAGATGAAGATGCTAGAAAATGGAGTGGAGATTCACACAGGGACGGAAGTTGTCTCCGTCCGCAAGGTGGGTGAGCTCTTTCATGTCAAGACTGCTACAGAAACCTTTACTGCTCCTCAGCTGATTGTCACTACTGGTGGTAAAACCTATCCTTCTACTGGATCGACTGGTTTCGGTCACGACATCGCTCGGCATTTTAACCTTGAGGTTACGGATATTGAAGCTGCTGAAAGTCCGATTTTGACCGATTTCCCCCACAAAAAACTCCAGGGCATTTCTTTGGACGATGTCACTCTTACCTATGGCAAACATATCATCACTCATGACTTACTTTTTACCCACTTTGGTTTGTCCGGTCCTGCTGCCCTTCGCTTGTCAAGTTTTATTAAGGGTGGAGAAACCGTCTTTTTAGACATATTGCCAGCTTATTCTGAGCAAGATTTGGCTGAGCATTTGGAAAAAAATCGAGAAAAATCCGTTAAGAATGCACTCCGGGAGCTCATTCCGGAGCGGTTGGCCGATTTTTTCGCAGAGTCTCATGATTGTAAGGTCAAGCAGGTGACTCATAAAGAATTAGCCAGCCTCCTCAAGCACCTCAAAGCCTTACCGATTCAAATTAGCGGTAAAATGTCTCTGGCAAAATCCTTTGTTACTAAGGGAGGCATTGATCTCAAAGAAATCAACCCTAAAACTCTGGAGAGTAAAAAAGTTCCCGGTCTGCACTTTGCTGGGGAAGTTCTGGATATCAATGCTCACACAGGTGGGTTCAACATCACCTACTGTTTGGCAACCGGCTGGGTAGCGGGTAGTTCATAG
- a CDS encoding DUF536 domain-containing protein: MGIEKTVSELAEILGVSRQAMNNRVKSLPEEFVEKNDKGVTVVNRAGLIKLEEIYKTTIFEDEPISDEVKHRELMEILVDEKNAEIIRLYSQLKAKDKQLAEKDEQLRVKDVQIAEKDKQLDQQQQLTLKAMADKEVLKLELDEVKAQAEEGQQAKSFFARLFGK; this comes from the coding sequence ATGGGAATCGAAAAGACAGTCAGCGAGTTAGCTGAGATTTTGGGAGTGAGCCGTCAGGCTATGAACAACCGAGTAAAATCACTTCCGGAAGAGTTTGTAGAAAAAAATGACAAGGGGGTGACCGTTGTCAATCGTGCTGGCTTGATTAAGTTGGAGGAAATCTACAAAACAACCATTTTTGAAGATGAGCCGATTAGTGATGAAGTCAAGCACCGTGAACTAATGGAGATTTTAGTTGACGAGAAGAATGCTGAAATCATTCGCCTCTACAGCCAATTAAAAGCCAAGGATAAACAGCTTGCAGAAAAAGATGAACAGTTGCGCGTGAAAGATGTGCAAATTGCAGAAAAAGACAAGCAACTAGATCAGCAACAACAACTGACGCTTAAAGCCATGGCAGATAAGGAAGTTCTCAAGCTGGAGCTAGATGAAGTCAAGGCACAAGCAGAGGAAGGGCAGCAAGCTAAGAGTTTTTTTGCTCGTTTGTTTGGAAAATAA
- a CDS encoding GNAT family N-acetyltransferase: MTQEVTIAPLIEAQLYQIWQIGYSQSQPEWKKWDGPYFEDYQMYPDFEAFRMSRMYDFHLAHNVWGIFIDQQPIGIVTQHWEDEKTRWLEIGIVIYDEQYWNGGYGTKALDMWVGQIFKTTINLEHIGLTTWSGNHRMMRAAEKIGMVKEAQIRKVRYWQGHYWDSVKYGILREEWTLQIEKRQQKS, from the coding sequence ATGACCCAAGAAGTGACAATTGCTCCGCTGATAGAGGCTCAGTTGTATCAGATTTGGCAAATCGGTTATAGCCAGTCCCAACCTGAATGGAAAAAATGGGATGGCCCCTATTTTGAAGATTACCAGATGTATCCTGACTTTGAGGCTTTTCGGATGAGTAGGATGTATGACTTCCACTTAGCACACAACGTTTGGGGAATCTTCATTGACCAGCAACCAATAGGGATTGTTACCCAGCATTGGGAGGATGAAAAGACCCGTTGGCTAGAAATCGGTATCGTCATCTACGATGAGCAATATTGGAATGGTGGCTACGGTACAAAAGCTCTTGATATGTGGGTGGGACAGATTTTCAAAACGACTATCAACTTGGAGCATATTGGCCTCACCACTTGGTCTGGGAACCACCGTATGATGCGAGCTGCTGAAAAAATTGGGATGGTGAAGGAGGCTCAAATCCGAAAAGTTCGCTACTGGCAAGGACATTACTGGGATTCTGTCAAATATGGTATATTGAGGGAAGAGTGGACTTTACAGATTGAAAAAAGGCAACAAAAAAGTTGA
- a CDS encoding glycerophosphodiester phosphodiesterase translates to MNKLQREFQKMYYNLDKILLLFCTLFTVMEFVWIPLNSWISEGLLAMTGYAYLSPTNLLSVLSENLFVTGLFLLLFLINIAIAYLELALLFTGVWHLLDEKVKHLPDYMRDVRDSMLAIIRHSSVAKVLFLLLYSVILLPFLRRILNIYYFNKIVVPQFILDYLLDTPWVAAVIVITLLVFFWLATRFMYALPEIYFTHRSVKESIVYSWEKTKGWQQVESLVNLIWLITFPVLLFTGVGFLLYVVQVLFDNYLPSISIGLVVISYTLLKLLYYGIIALFMIGFVSLLTGKQLPIYRRKRLRHGLRLVILLLSGLFFGIQGVLTLYYPFHTLPVTISHRGVDDGNAVQNSVEGLEKTSRLKPDYIEMDVQETKDGQFVVMHDTDLLALTGNPGGTHDYTLAELTAMTASENGLAAPVPSFDTYLDKADELGQKLLVEIKVTKADSPNLTRNFLKKYGSRLLAKGHQMQSLDYQTIADIKQYDEQLVSLFILPFNSIYPTTVADGYTMEYTSLDKHFMLKSWFRGKSVYAWTPNNRETMTKMVLLQVDGIITDKMTELKKLMEELQTEYHYADLFFLQFQSLLYNFE, encoded by the coding sequence ATGAATAAATTACAACGAGAATTTCAAAAAATGTATTACAATCTGGACAAGATTCTCCTTCTTTTTTGTACTCTCTTCACCGTGATGGAGTTTGTCTGGATACCACTCAACTCTTGGATTTCTGAAGGATTATTGGCTATGACGGGCTATGCCTATCTCTCCCCGACCAATCTACTATCAGTTCTTTCGGAAAATCTTTTTGTGACAGGGCTCTTTCTGCTCCTATTTCTTATAAACATAGCCATTGCTTACTTGGAGTTAGCTCTGTTATTTACAGGAGTCTGGCACTTATTGGATGAAAAAGTGAAGCACCTACCGGACTATATGCGGGATGTACGAGATAGTATGTTAGCAATTATCCGTCATAGCAGCGTTGCAAAGGTACTATTTCTCCTTTTATATTCAGTCATTCTCCTACCGTTTTTACGACGAATTTTAAATATTTACTATTTTAACAAAATTGTCGTGCCACAATTTATCCTAGACTACCTGTTAGATACACCTTGGGTAGCAGCAGTCATTGTGATTACCCTCCTCGTTTTTTTCTGGCTAGCGACCCGGTTTATGTATGCCTTGCCGGAAATTTATTTTACACACAGAAGTGTCAAGGAGTCCATTGTCTACTCATGGGAGAAGACCAAGGGATGGCAACAAGTGGAATCATTGGTTAACCTTATCTGGCTAATCACCTTTCCTGTCCTCCTCTTTACAGGAGTGGGCTTTCTCCTCTATGTTGTACAGGTCTTATTTGATAACTATTTACCAAGCATTTCCATTGGTCTAGTAGTCATTTCCTACACGCTACTAAAGTTGCTCTATTATGGCATAATCGCCCTGTTTATGATTGGATTTGTCAGCCTCTTGACAGGAAAACAGTTACCTATCTATCGCCGCAAACGCCTGCGCCACGGACTGCGTTTAGTCATCTTATTGCTCTCTGGCCTATTTTTTGGAATTCAAGGTGTCCTGACCCTCTATTATCCATTCCATACGCTACCAGTCACCATTTCTCATAGAGGAGTGGATGATGGCAATGCTGTGCAGAACTCTGTGGAAGGACTGGAAAAAACATCTAGACTCAAACCAGATTATATCGAGATGGATGTTCAGGAGACCAAGGATGGTCAATTTGTTGTCATGCATGATACCGACCTATTGGCTTTAACGGGCAATCCTGGAGGGACACACGATTATACCCTAGCAGAGTTGACAGCAATGACAGCATCAGAAAATGGCTTGGCAGCTCCGGTTCCTTCTTTTGACACCTATCTAGACAAAGCCGATGAGCTGGGGCAAAAATTATTAGTGGAAATCAAGGTGACCAAGGCCGATTCGCCAAACCTAACACGAAACTTTCTGAAAAAATACGGGAGTCGCTTGCTTGCCAAGGGGCATCAAATGCAGTCCTTAGATTATCAGACGATTGCTGACATCAAGCAGTATGACGAACAACTTGTTTCTTTATTTATATTACCTTTTAACTCAATTTATCCAACAACGGTTGCAGATGGTTACACCATGGAATACACTTCCTTGGACAAACACTTTATGCTAAAATCTTGGTTCCGTGGTAAATCAGTCTATGCTTGGACACCCAATAATCGAGAAACGATGACGAAGATGGTCTTGTTACAAGTTGACGGTATTATTACAGATAAAATGACCGAGTTGAAAAAACTGATGGAAGAACTTCAGACCGAATATCACTATGCTGACCTTTTCTTCCTACAATTCCAGTCTTTACTATACAACTTTGAATAA
- a CDS encoding YbaB/EbfC family nucleoid-associated protein, whose translation MINMQNLMKQAQKMQKQMEKSQAELAAAQFTGTSAQDLVRATFSGDKKLVSIDFKPEVVDADDLETLQDMTLQAVNAALAKIDDETQKKLGAFAGKLPF comes from the coding sequence ATGATAAATATGCAAAATCTGATGAAACAGGCTCAAAAAATGCAAAAGCAAATGGAGAAGAGCCAAGCTGAATTGGCTGCTGCTCAATTTACAGGTACATCTGCTCAAGACTTGGTAAGAGCGACCTTTTCTGGTGATAAAAAGTTGGTTTCTATCGACTTTAAACCGGAAGTCGTTGATGCAGACGATCTTGAAACCTTGCAGGATATGACACTACAAGCCGTCAATGCTGCTCTTGCAAAAATTGATGATGAAACACAGAAAAAACTTGGTGCTTTTGCTGGTAAATTGCCATTCTAA